The following coding sequences lie in one Apium graveolens cultivar Ventura chromosome 3, ASM990537v1, whole genome shotgun sequence genomic window:
- the LOC141713751 gene encoding uncharacterized protein LOC141713751 has translation MTTMVQTNIPKFTGINYGNWSIQMEVLLGSYDNWDIVESGHDEPTDAAAEAVLSNTEKTVLKESRKKTKRHYTRFFKVSMNPPLKNFRRKKYQRVRERFYKNHSKELKKLKKVRLQVLRGEFENLKMTNSGNIGEFVTRLKMVTNEIKRNGESLDDVRVMEKLLHSLTRKFDYIITSIEESKDLFTISIDELVGSLQAHEQRMNQYDDASHLEKASQSIVSIGDNSGSIGFVRGKEFPPVTVTPAVHGRIQCRHFRGKARFHL, from the exons ATGACGACGATGGTGCAAACAAATATTCCAAAATTTACGGGTATAAATTACGGGAACTGGAGTATTCAAATGGAAGTGTTACTCGGTTCCTACGACAATTGGGATATTGTCGAAAGCGGGCATGACGAGCCCACGGATGCAGCCGCTGAAGCAGTCCTGTCAAATACCGAGAAGACGGTGTTAAAGGAGTCCCGAAAAAAGACAAAAAGGCATTATACACGATTTTTCAAGGTGTCGATGAATCCACCTTTGAAAAACTTTCGGAGGAAAAAATATCAAAGAGTGCGTGAGAGATTTTACAAAAATCATTCCAAGGAGTTGAAAAAGTTAAAAAAGGTGCGGCTCCAAGTGCTACGCGGGGAGTTTGAAAATTTAAAGATGACAAATTCTGgaaatattggtgaatttgttacgCGTTTGAAAATGGTGACAAATGAGATAAAAAGAAACGGGGAAAGTCTCGATGATGTTCGGGTAATGGAAAAATTACTCCATTCGTTGACAAGGAAATTTGATTACATTATTACTTCTATCGAGGAGTCAAAGGACTTGTTCACAATTTCCATTGATGAGCTTGTAGGTTCACTTCAAGCTCACGAGCAGCGgatgaaccagtatgatgatgCAAGCCATCTGGAGAAAGCATCGCAAAGTATAGTATCCATTGGCGACAATTCTGGAAGTATCGGTTTTGTACGTGGCAAAG AATTTCCTCCAGTTACAGTAACGCCAGCAGTCCATGGACGCATTCAGTGCCGGCATTTCCGAGGAAAAGCTCGATTTCATCTTTAG